Below is a window of Streptomyces qaidamensis DNA.
CCGGACGGTCGGCCGTTGCGGCGGGACTCGATCAGGCCCACGGCCCGCTCGGGCAGCCACGCGGAGGCCGTGCCGCTGTCGTCGGAGCCGGAGCCGAAGAGGTGGGGGGCCAGCTGGGCCTGGAGGTCGGCCGGGTTGGGGCGGGCCGTGGGGTCCATCTGCATACAGGACTCGATGAGCGGCCGCAGCTCGTCCGGGAGTCCTTCGAGGTCCGGGCCCTCCCGGAGGAGCATGAAGACCGTCTCGACCGGGTTGGCGCCGTGGAAGGGCGGGTGGCCCGTGGCGGCGAAGACCAGCATGGAGCCCAGGGAGAAGACGTCGCTGGCGCCGGTGACGCTGCGGGAGTCCTTGGCCTGTTCGGGGGACATGTAGGCGGGCGTGCCGACGGCCACGTTCGTCATCGTCAAACGCGTGTTCGAGACGCCCGACGCGATGCCGAAGTCGATCACCCGGGGTCCGTCCTCCACGACGAGGACGTTCGACGGCTTGAGGTCCCGGTGCACCAGGCCCGCGCCGTGGATGGACTGGAGCGCCTCGGCCACGCCCGCCGCCAGCCAGCGCACCGCCTGGGCCGGCATCGGGCCGCAGTCGTTCACTATCTCCTCGAGGGAGGGCGCGGGGACGTACGCGGTGGCCAGCCACGGCACGGCGGCGCGCGGGTCGGCGTCCACGACCGCGGCCGTGTAGAAGCCGGAGACGGCGCGGGCCGCCTCCACCTCACGCGTGAAGCGGACCCGGAACAGCTGGTCCTCGGCCAGCTCCGTCCGGACGGTCTTGATCGCCACGCGCCGGCCGGACGCCGAACGCGCGAGATAGACCAGCCCCATGCCGCCGGCACCCAGCCGTCCCAGCACCTCGAACGGCCCGATCCGCCGCGGATCGTGCTGCGTCAGCTGATCCACCACTCTGCCTGCCACCTCCCCGTACGAGCCGCGCCAAAGCCACATGTTCCACGCGACCCCGTGCAGCGTCTCACCACCGCACCGCCATGGCGGCACGCACCCTGATTCTTCCTGGCCGGAGCCCTGGTTGCGAACCCGGTGACAATTGAGATGTCTCGGAGGATAAGCGATCAAACGATGACCAAACAATGCCTGCTCAGCGGCGCAGCAGCGCGAAGGACGCCCCCTGATCGTCCGTGACGACGGCGACCTCGCCGTACGAGGTCTCGAACGGCGGGGCCTGGACCCGGCCGCCGAGCCGCCGCACGTCCTCCAGCGCGGCCGGTACGTCCTCGACGGCGAAGTGCACGAGGAAGTGGGGCGGCATCTGCGCGGGGAACACGTCGGAGACGGGGGCGCGGCCGAAATCGGGCTCGGCGTCCGGCCCGAACAGGGCCTCCCGGAAGAGATCGCCGTAGAAGGTGTTGGCGGCCTCGGTGTCGCGGGCGTACAGCTCGGCCCAGGCGAAGGTGCCCGGCTCGTGCCGCCTTCCGAAGCCGGGGTGCTCCTCCGGCTGCCACAGGGCGAAGACGGCGCCCTCGGGGTCGGTGACGAGCGCCGTGACGCCCAGCTCCCCGGCGGGCACCGGCGCCGAGACGATCTGCCCGCCCGCGTCCCGGACGCGCCGGGCCAGGGCCGGTGCGTCCGGGGTCGCGAAGTACACCGTCCAGACGGTGGGCAGCCGGCCGTCCACCTTGCGGACCAGCGCGGCCACGGGTTCGCCGTCCTTCAGCGCCTGCGCGAAGGAGCCGAACCAGTCCTCGAAGGTCCACCCGAAAAGTTCACCGTAGAACCGCTTGCCCGCCTCGACGTCGGCAAGCTGCGCGTCCACCCAGCAGGGGACGCCCTCTCCGTACACCGATGCCCTGTTTTCGGCCATGCCGCCAACGTAACCGCGACCGCCGCAACCCGCAGACCAGGCACACAGTCTTCGTACTCCCGCGCACCCCATTTGCAGTCGGCCGAATCGCGCCCCGATCACGCCTCGGTAAGCTGACGGCATGACAGGACAAGTGCGTACCGTCGACGGCCGCGTGGCCGGCAGGCGTGGGCAGGCGACCCGGCAGAAGCTGCTCGACTGCCTCAGCGAGATGCTCAGCTCCTCCCCGTACCGGGACGTCAAAGTCATCGATGTCGCCCGGAAGGCGGGCACTTCGCCCGCGACCTTCTACCAGTACTTCCCGGACGTCGAAGGCGCCGTCCTGGAGATCGCCGAGCAAATGGCCACCGAGGGCGCCGCGTTGACGGAGCTCCTGGAGGGCCGCTCCTGGGCCGGCAAGGCCGGCTGGCAGACGGCGCAGGAACTCGTCGACGGCTTCCTGGAGTTCTGGCGCAAGAACGACGCGATCCTCCGGGTCGTCGATCTCGGCGCCGCCGAGGGCGACAAGCGTTTCTACAAACTCCGCATGAAGATCCTCAACTCGGTGAACAACTCCCTCGCGGACGCCGTCGCCGAGCTCCAGGCCAAGGGCAGGGTCGACAAGGACGTGAACCCGGCGGCCGTCGCCGGTTCGCTCGTCGCGATGCTCGCGGCCGTCGCCTCCCACCAGAAGGGCTTCTCCTCCTGGGGCGTGAAGCAGGCCGAACTGAAACCGAACCTCGCCCTGTTGGTGCACTTGGGCGTCACCGGCCGGAAGCCGGCGAAATAGCGCGGCGCATCGGCCTCTCACGCATCCGAGTCCTGTCTGGCAGGCGGTGGTTCACGCAGGTGGACCGCCGCCTGTCGCGCTTTTCTGCCTGGGCACGAGCCGGAACACCCGGATCTCCCGTTCCACCCGCGCCTGGTACGCCGCGTACGGCGGCCAGAACGCCAGCAGCGCCCGCCATGCCGCCGCCCGCTCCTCCCCCGCCAGCAGCCGGGCCGTGACCGCGACGTCCCGGCCCTTCCAGCTGATCTCCGCGTCGGGGTGCGCGAGCAGGTTGTGGCTCCAGGCGGGATGCCCCGGCCGTCCGAAGTTGGACCCGACGAGGATCCAGCAGCGCCCGCCGTCCTGAGGCATGCAGGCCAGGGGCGTACGACGGGGCAGTCCGCTCCGCGCCCCGGTGGAGGTCAGCACCACACCGGGGAGCAGGTGCGCGCTGAGCAGCACCTTTCCCCGGGTGAGCCGGTGGACGGCCCGGTCGAGGGCGGGCACCACGTGCGGCGCCACCCGCGCGAAGCCTCTGGTCGACGACACCTTCTGCACCACACGCGCACCCCTCATGTGCCGGCCTCCTCGAATACGTGTGCCGCGTCGGCCGCGTGTGCCCGCAGCCGGTGCACCGGCCCGAACAGCAGCTCGTCGCCCGCGGCACGCTTGAAGTACAGGTGAGCCTCGTGCTCCCAGGTGAATCCGATGCCGCCGTGCAGCTGGATCCCCTCGGCGGCGGCGCGGCGCAGTGCTTCGAGCGCCTGGGCGAGGGCGAGAGGGCCGGCCGTCTGTGCCCCGGGGGCCGGGGCCGCGGCGGCCCAGGCCGCGTAGTACGCCGCCGACCGGGCCGCCTGGACCTGGACGTAGGCGTCGGCCAGCCGGTGTTTGACCGCCTGGAAGGAGCCGACCGGCCTGCCGAACTGCTCGCGCTGCCCCACGTACTCGACGGTCCGCTCCAGCACCCGGCCGGCGGCCCCCACGGCCTCGGCGGCGAGGCAGGCGGCGGCGGTGTCACCGAGCCGGGCCAGGGCGGGGAGGGCGTCGGCGGCTTCGTCACCCAGCAACTCCGCCGGTGTGTCGCGCAGTTGGATCCGCCCCTGCGGGCGGGTGGCGTCCAGGGCGGTCTGCCGTACGCGGGTGAGGCCGGCGGCGTCCCCGCGCACGAGGAAGAGCAGCACGCGCGATCGGGCGAAACCGCCGGTGTGCGCGGCGACCACGAGCAGCTCGGCACTGTGCCCGTCGAGCACCTGGTCGACCTGCCCGTACACCTGCCAGCCGGCCCCGGTCCGCCGGGCCTGTACGCCCCCGGCCCGTCCCCCGCCGGCCCACTGCCCGCGCCGGTCGTGGCCGGTGAGCGCGAGGGCGGTGGCGAGTGCGGGCCCCGGTACGGCGAGGGTGGCGGTGAGTCCGCCGGAGGCGATACGCGGCAGGAGCCCGGTGCGCTGGGCTCCGGTGCCGAGGGCGAGCAGCAGCGGGGCGGTGAGGACGGCGGTGGCCAGCAGGGGGGTCGGGGCGAGGGCCCGGCCCGTCTCCTCGCAGGCCAGGGCCAGTTCGGTCACCGTGCCGCCGACTCCGCCGCAGGTCTCGGGGAGCGCCAGTCCGGGCAGCCCCAGGTGCCCGGCGAGGGCGGTCCACAGGGCCCGGTCGTGTCCGGCCGGGGTGTCGACGGCGGCCCGCAGCTCTTGTGGACCGCACCGCTTGTCGAGCAGGCCTCGCAGGGTGCGGCGGATCTCGTCCTGTTCGTCGGTGAAGCGGGCGTCCATGGGGCACCTCTCTCCGCACCTCTCTTCGCATCTGACGGTCCGTCATATTAGGGCGGCGGAACAGGGAAGCCCAGAGCCCTGCCGGGCCCACCCGAATCTGATGTACCGTCAGATGCATGGTGGCCCGGAGGAAAGTGGCCGTCGTCGGCGCGGCCCTCT
It encodes the following:
- a CDS encoding acyl-CoA dehydrogenase family protein is translated as MDARFTDEQDEIRRTLRGLLDKRCGPQELRAAVDTPAGHDRALWTALAGHLGLPGLALPETCGGVGGTVTELALACEETGRALAPTPLLATAVLTAPLLLALGTGAQRTGLLPRIASGGLTATLAVPGPALATALALTGHDRRGQWAGGGRAGGVQARRTGAGWQVYGQVDQVLDGHSAELLVVAAHTGGFARSRVLLFLVRGDAAGLTRVRQTALDATRPQGRIQLRDTPAELLGDEAADALPALARLGDTAAACLAAEAVGAAGRVLERTVEYVGQREQFGRPVGSFQAVKHRLADAYVQVQAARSAAYYAAWAAAAPAPGAQTAGPLALAQALEALRRAAAEGIQLHGGIGFTWEHEAHLYFKRAAGDELLFGPVHRLRAHAADAAHVFEEAGT
- a CDS encoding TetR family transcriptional regulator, whose protein sequence is MRTVDGRVAGRRGQATRQKLLDCLSEMLSSSPYRDVKVIDVARKAGTSPATFYQYFPDVEGAVLEIAEQMATEGAALTELLEGRSWAGKAGWQTAQELVDGFLEFWRKNDAILRVVDLGAAEGDKRFYKLRMKILNSVNNSLADAVAELQAKGRVDKDVNPAAVAGSLVAMLAAVASHQKGFSSWGVKQAELKPNLALLVHLGVTGRKPAK
- a CDS encoding nitroreductase family deazaflavin-dependent oxidoreductase; this translates as MRGARVVQKVSSTRGFARVAPHVVPALDRAVHRLTRGKVLLSAHLLPGVVLTSTGARSGLPRRTPLACMPQDGGRCWILVGSNFGRPGHPAWSHNLLAHPDAEISWKGRDVAVTARLLAGEERAAAWRALLAFWPPYAAYQARVEREIRVFRLVPRQKSATGGGPPA
- a CDS encoding VOC family protein: MAENRASVYGEGVPCWVDAQLADVEAGKRFYGELFGWTFEDWFGSFAQALKDGEPVAALVRKVDGRLPTVWTVYFATPDAPALARRVRDAGGQIVSAPVPAGELGVTALVTDPEGAVFALWQPEEHPGFGRRHEPGTFAWAELYARDTEAANTFYGDLFREALFGPDAEPDFGRAPVSDVFPAQMPPHFLVHFAVEDVPAALEDVRRLGGRVQAPPFETSYGEVAVVTDDQGASFALLRR